From the Niveibacterium microcysteis genome, the window TTGCCGCGAATCAAGGAAGCACCGGGGCGCGCGGCCGATGCTGCGCCCCATGAACGCACGCATCGAAACGGAAGCCACGCTTCCCTACTACGCCCCCAGCGGCGACGAGGTCGCGCTCTTCGAGCAAGCCTGGCGCAACCGCTTGCCGGTGCTGATCAAGGGGCCGACCGGCTGCGGCAAGACACGCTTTGTCGCGCACATGGCCGCGAAGTTGGGCCTGCCGCTCTATACCGTGGCCTGCCACGACGATCTGTCGGCCGCCGACCTCGTCGGTCGCCACCTGATCGGCGACGGCAAGACGGTGTGGTGTGACGGCCCGCTGACCCGCGCGGTGCGCGAAGGCGGTATCTGCTACCTCGACGAAGTGGTCGAGGCGCGCAAGGACACCACCGTGGTGCTGCACCCGCTCGCCGACGATCGCCGCGTGCTGCCGATCGAGCGCACCGGCGAGCAGCTCGAAGCGCCGCCCGGCTTCATGCTGGTGGTGTCATACAACCCGGGCTACCAGAACTTTCTCAAGAGCCTGAAACCCTCGACGCGCCAGCGCTTCGTCAGCCTCGCCTTCGACTTCCCGACCGCAGAGCGCGAGATCGGCATCCTGACCGGCGAAACCGCCTGCGATCCGATGCTCGCGCGCCGCCTGGTCTCCATCGCCGGCAGTCTGCGTACGCTCAAGGACGTCGACCTCGAAGAGGCGGTATCGACACGCCTGCTGGTTTACGCCGCACGCCTGATCGGCTCTGGCGTCGCGCCGCTGGTGGCCTGCCGTGCCGCAATCGTCGAAAGCCTGACGGACGACCGCGAAATCGCCGAAGCCTTGATGGAAGTCGTCGCCGCGACGTTCGGTGCCTGAGCCCAACGTGCCGATGCGCGACGCCGATGATCCCCGCCCGCTCGCCGTTGCCGCCGAGGCGCTGTACCTGATCAACCTGATGCTTGCCCCGGGCCTCGCCTTCGCGGTGCTCGCCTGGCTCTGGTGGCGGCGGCGCGCCAGCGCGCATCCGGTCGCGCGAGTCCATCTGGAGCAAGCCTTCCGCGTCAGCCTGGTCGGCGGCGCGTTGATCTTTACCACGCTACTGATCGGCGCGATCGGCGGTTTTCGTGGCCCGGGTGTGTGGGTGGTCGTGATCCTCTACTTCACGGTGGTGCACTCGTCGCTGATCCTGCTCGGCGTTGTCGGCCTGGTCAAAGCGATCAACCGCGAAGCCTGGCGCTACCCGCTGATCGGCTGATACCCCATGAGCGCTCCCGCCGCCGCGCCACGCCGCGTGATCCCGATTGCCAGTGTCGACGCCCCGCGCCGCCACCGCCTGCAGACGCGTCGCACCCTGTTCCAGGCCGGCTTCTTCGTGCTGTTCATTCTCGCGCCGGTATTCAACCTGTTGCGGTACGACCTTGTTGCCGGTCATGCCTGGTTCCTCGGAATGCCGTGGCATATCGGCCTGGATGACTTCGCCGCGGGGCGTATCGATGCCGCGCAGGCTGCAGCGCAGGTGCTGCTCAAACTGCTGCTGCCGATCCTTGCCACCGCGGTGGCGGTGCTCGGTGTCGCATGGCGCTGGGGCCGGCTCTACTGCGGTTGGCTGTGCCCGCATTTTTCGGTGGTCGAAACGGTGAATCGCTTGATGCGCCGCGCCAGTGGCAAGCACAGCGTATGGGACGCCCACCCCGGCCCGCTGCTGCAAGACGGCGGCGAGCGCTGGCTGATCCGCCCGAACGGCAGCACCGAGCGGCTCGACGCGCGCTGGTGGTTCGTCGTCGTGCCGTTCGCAGTCGGCTTCGCGTTCATCTGGGCGGTGGTGCTGCTGACTTATCTGCTGCCGCCCTTCGAGATCTATCACAACCTCTTCACTGCATCGCTGACCCGTAACCAGGCGCTGTTCATCGGCGTCGCCACGCTGGTGCTGACGGGCGAATTCCTCTTCGCGCGTCACCTGTTCTGCCGCTATGGCTGTGCGGTGGGCATGCTTCAAAGCGTGGCGTGGATCGCGAACCGCCGCGCCATGGTGGTCGGCTTCGCGCGCGAACGCGCGGCGGACTGCGCCACCTGCCCGCAAACGCTGGGGGCCGGTGAAGCCGCATGCGCCGATGTCTGCCCGATGCGGCTCAATCCGCGCGACCTCAAGCGCCGCATGTTCGCCTGCACACAGTGTGCGCAGTGCGTGGTGGCCTGCAGCGAAATCCAGACCGACAACCCCCGCGGCAGCCTGCTTGAATGGACCAGCGGCGACGCCGCAGCGCACCGCGAAGGCGGCTTTGCCCACAAGAAACACCAGGAGTGAGCGATGGAAGAAGTCGTAGGCGCCGCATGGCACCGCTTCATCACCCGAATCGCGAACCGCAGCTACCCCGAGGCCGCGGTGCAACTCGACGAAGTCGCCAACCTTGCGGGCCCACTGCTGCGTGCATTCGGCGGCGAGCCGGGCCTGCGTGTGGCAAGCGCTGGCGAGACCCGCCACAGCGCACGTCGCCGCTTGATCGACCACATCGCCGCCACCGGCGACAAAACCACCCACGCCGCGCTGGACAGCGAAACCCTGCGCCTGCCGGAACGCATCGCGCTGTTCCCGGAACGTGCCCGTAATCGCGAGCTCTACCTGTGGTTGATCGCACTGGCCGGCGAAGTCAGCCGCCAGCCCTTGCCGGCGCAGCCCGCCGCTGCGGACGCACCGGCACCCTCAGCCCGGCCCGATGCCACGCTCTGGGCTCGCGCCCGCGACATCGCGCGAGTGCTGGTGCTGATGCGCCCAATCGAATGGGACAAGGCCGACACCCGCACCCATGCCGCGCGCGACGCTTGGTTGCAGCTCAACCAGCAGGCCGTGGCGGCAGTCCTTGCGCGCTACCCGGGCCTCGCGGCGCGCTACCGCCGCCTGGTCGATGCGCATCTGGCGCAGCGCCCAGATCCAGCCCGGCTGCCGCCGGACGAAGCCGCCGCCGAACAGGCGATCCGCGCCGCGCTCCTCACGCCCGGCAGCGTCATTGCGCTGCCGGCTGCGACGCGCGACCCGCACGCGGTGCCCTTATGGCTGATGCCCGCGCTGGACACGCCGCCCCCGCAGCCCCTGCACGCCGAAACCGAAGCCGAAGATGATGCGCAACCCGGCAACGAGGCAAACGCCGCGCTGCGCGAACGCAAGCAGGCGCGGCGTGAAGAACTGCCGGACGGCCGCGACGGCTTCGTGCTGCCCTTCCGCGCCGAGAGCCTGCTGTCGTGGGCCGAGTATGTGCGGGTCAACCGCGCCACCGACGAAGGCGATGAGGATGCTGCCAGCGCGGCGCGCGAGATGGACACCCTTGCTGTGGCGCGCGGCGGCGAAACCTCCACCGCCAAAGTCCGCTTCGATCTCGATCTGCCCGCCGCGGCGCAGGACGATTTGCCGCTCGGGCCCGGCCTTGCCTTTCCGGAATGGGACTGGAAGCGCCGCGCGCTGGTCGACGACCGCGTGCGCGTGCAACCGATGCGCGCCCGCGACGCCAGCAACACCGAACTGCCCGAAACGCTGCGCCGTGCCGCACGCCGGCTGCGTGCCCAGTTTTCCGCGCTGGCGCCACAGCGGCGCTGGCTGCGCGGCCAGCAGGACGGTCCCGAACTGGACCTCGACGCGCTGGTGCGCTGGCAGGCCGAGCGCGCCGCCGGCTGCGTACAGCCGGAGCCCGGCGTGTACGCAGCACCGGTGCGCGCCGCGCGCGACCTCGCCTGCCTCGTGATGGCCGATCTGTCGCTCTCCACCGATGCGCATGTCAGCGACACCCACAAGGTCGTGGACGTCGTACGCGAAAGCCTGCTGCTGATGGGCGAGGCCCTCGACGCCACTGGGGACCCGTTCGCCTTCTACGGTTTCTCGTCACTCAAGCGCAACCATGTGCGGGTGCACACCATCAAGGAGTTCGACGAGGAATACGACGGCGCCGCGCGCGGCCGCGTGCAGGCCCTCAAGCCCGGCTACTACACCCGCATGGGCGCCGCGCTGCGCTTTGCCACCAAGGTGCTCGGCGAACGCCCCAACGCCATGCGGCTGCTGCTCTTGCTGACCGACGGCAAACCGAACGACATCGACCACTACGAAGGCCGCTTCGCGATCGAGGACACCGCCGCCGCAGTGCGCGAAGCCCACCGCGCCGGCCTGCGCCCCTTCTGCGTCACGATCGACCGCGAAGGCGCCGACTACCTGCCCCACCTCTTCGGCCCGCACGGCTTCGTCGTGATCCGCGACCCGCAGGAACTGCCGCAACGGCTACCGCAGCTCTACGCCCAACTCACCGCCGGCTAGCGACGAGCTACGGAGCCGCTGCACTCGGCAAAGCATTGGCCCTCAATGGGCTCCAGCACTTGGGGTGCCACGTAGGTTCTGATCCAGAAACTTCTCCACCCGCGACCAGAAGTCGATGCGTACCGGCTCGTGGAACCAGCCATGCCCCTCATCGGCGTAGAAAAGCCACTCGACCTTGTCGTTCACACCTCGTATAGCGCTACGTAGCGCATTCCCGTGATCCACGGGAACTCGGCTATCAGCACCAGCATAGGCCATCAATAAGGGCTGATGGATCTTCTCTGCTACCGAGACCGGCGACATGCTGATCAGCGTGTCCTTTTCGCTATCAGGATCTCCGACCAGAACAGGCAGGCCATACTCCCGCGTCTCGTCGCTCGCATCGGACAGTGTGTATCGGAACATGTAAGTGATGTCGGTCACTCCAAGCCACTCCACGCCGCAGCGGAATAGCTCCGGATTTTGAGCGAGCCCCATCAGTACTGCGTACCCCCCATAGCTCGCACCGGCAATACAAATCCGCTTGGGGTCCGCAAGACCTTGCGCGATCGCCCAGTTCGTAGCGTCGGCGACGTCACGTTGCATCGCCTTTCCCCACTGCTTCCAGCCAGCCTTGAAATGAGCGAACCCGAAGCCGGTGCTGCCTCTGAATTCGGGCTCGATGACCAGATAGCCGCGCGAAGCGAAAAACTGCGCCTCTGTTGACCACTCCCACGTCGCGCCACGGGCCCAAGGACCACCATGAACCAGAACGATGGCCGGGTGTGGGCCAGCCCCCCCGCCCGCAGGGCGCGTCACATACACCGGAATTGACAGGCCGTCCGAGGCCTTGAACCTTGAGAACTCCCGGCTTCCGACCTGCTCGGGCTCGATATCCGGCAGAACGGATCCCAACGCGGTCAGACGGTCTGTTTTCGGATCAAACAGAAGGTACTGTTCCGGCTGGCGGTCAGATACCGACTCGACGAGATACACGGGCGTGGCCGCGCAATCGCCGCATCGCACGGTATTGATGGTTTGCGGAAGCTTCTCATCGACCCTGCGCTGAATCTCGACCATGCCCGGATCGACCCAGGTGGTGCTCCACGCATCGCTTAAGTGGCGAACGCCAAGTAGCTTGCTCGTCTTCGCATCAAAAACGGGATGGCCGTCGAAGTCAAAACCTTCAATCTCAACAAAAGGCTCAGCGGCGGGGCGCAACGTGGCGGGATCGAGTTGATGGACCGCCGTCGTGCCGCCGCTTCGCTCCACGACTCCATAGACCTTCCCATCCATATCCACCGTAATGGGCGTAACACCAACGCCCTTGTACATGTCGTACTCGGTGACTTTGCTCCACTGCTCATCAGCCCAACGGTAGATCGTCCTTATCCCCTTCCAGCTGCAGATAACGTACTTCACGGTGCCATCAACGCCAACAATCCAGGAACGAATATGCGGCGGCTGAGTTCCCGTCGTCATCGGGTATGAGCGTTCGTCCAGTGTGTCTAGCGCATAGAGCTTCGAACTATCGCTGCTCCAATCAAGATGATTGATGAGGTATTCCTTCATGATCACGTAGGAGCTGCCGTCCCCCTTGGTGCCGAGTATCCGGGCCGGTCCAAGTTGAATACGACGCTCGCGAGTGCCATCTCGATTCACCGCAAACACGCTGACGCCAAACGTATCCCCCTGCTTGTCCGCGGTGCGATAAAGCAATCGGTCATTGTTTATCCACTCAACGCTGATGACGTCCATATTGCGAAAGTTCGCAAGTGTCGTGGTCTTCTTCAAGTTCCCCGACTCGGCGACAGCAAGCGCAATCCTTCCATTTGCATTTCGGACGCGGAGTGCAAGGTAGTCCCCCGATGGAGAAATGGACGCACTGGACAGCGCCGGTACTGCAAAGAACGCCTCGACAGAAGGCTTTGCGGGCGGCTGTGCGGCAAAGGTGGGGGGACTAGCCAATAGGGCAGCAAAGCCTGCCGCAAGGAAACGACAAATAGTCATGGGTAGCGAAACCGTTAGCGGAGTGGATGCCCGACAACTCAGGGCTCCATAAATGGGATCAACAATACGCAGCACGGAAACAGAACCGGCTGCCTTTGCAGGCATAAAAGCTTAGCGCCGCCGCCAAGCCAATCCATCAAAGACGTATTCCCCTGTGCGGCATGGTGCACATTCGGCCTTAAGCGTTACGGCAATTCCGCTGAGTGTGTTTTGGAATCACGATGGCGAGTCGTGGCGTTCGCTCACGCTGAACTGCCGTCGATCGAACGCCCGCCGAACGTCCACAAGAGGCCCCATTCAACGAGTGGAGCGCTCGGCCCCTCTGGCTGACCGCGCGCAAACCCGCTTTAGGCGCGGCTTGTTCACCTAGGTTGGCGCTTCCAGAATGAAAGCGAAGCCTCGCTTTGGGGGAATGAGGGCAGAGCCGTGTGGCGCGGTGTGTGGGCGATGGTGATCGTGGGCCTGGCGGGTTGCGCTTCGGTCGATATCCGGCCGGGCAGCGACGGCGGTACCTTGTTCGAGACCCATGCCCGCGTCCCTGCCGAACTGACTGCGGCGCTGGCGGCAGCCCCTGACTGCTGCGCCTCACTCGCCAAGCTGACTTACGCGACGCTCGCAGAGGCCGGCACACAGTCGCTGACGATCAGCCCCGCATCCCCCGCCCATGCCTTCGATAGCGGCAAGAGCTTCTTCGCCGCGTTTCGTATCGCCGAACTCAAACGCCCGGCCGAGATCGTGGTCGCGAGCCAACGCAGTGCGGAGCCGGGCTCAATGCTGCAGCGCTGGCCGGACTTTCGCATGCTCGCGTTCGAACCCACGCTGCTGGTGCTTGACGCACAATTCCAGATCCGCCGCCGCATCACCGCCGCCGCACCCGACGGCGCCTGCGCCACGCAAGCCCTGGCCGATGTGTTCGCGGCGCGGTTGGATCTCATTGAGCCACCCGATGACGCCGCCTATCTGATCGTGCTCACCACCGCCGACGCGCTGGCGCGCGACGGGCAACAGGTGTGCGGCGTGGTGCGGCACGGTTTGAGCCCGGTCGGCACCCTGCGCGTTGACGTGGGCCGCATCGAGATCGACGAGCGCCAACTGCGTTTCCGCGTGCCGGTGAGCTGGCATCCGGGCTTGCGTGATGCCGGCGCACTCAGCTTGTTGGGCAGCCTGGTCGACGAGAGCGGCTGGCTGTGGTTGGGCGAGAAGCATCTCTACTTCCTGACCCGTCATGGCGACGTGCTACGCCCGCAACTGAGCCTGCCCTACACCGCATTGCGGCTGGCACGCAGCGATGCGACGCAGTATCCGGCCATGCTGGTGCTGGCCACTGAGGAGGCCGGCAAGCTGCGCTTCGAGGGCTTCAGCGCCGCACCGGCGGCGCGCGATGCGCTGACAACGGCTGCGGCCTGGTTGGGCGATCAGGTGCCGCTTGGGCGCATTGACGAATCGGTCGCCATCAGCGTGGCAGATACGTTGCCGGTGATTTCGGTGGAGCCGGGTTCAAGCGGATTCCTCTCGCGCCTGAGCGATGCGGCACTGGTCGGCGGAAGTCTGGTCGCCTTGCCGTGTGCGTTGTGCCAGACCGGCGCCTGCACGCCGGAGATGCTGCTGTCCTGCGCGGCCTTGTTCTCGACCGGCGCGGTTGCAGGCGGCGTAGTCGCGAGCGGCCAGGAATTGCTCGCGCGTGCGCAAGGGCGTAGCCAGGGGCCGGCCGAAGTGCCGACGCACGCTGCGATCACATTGCACAAAACGCCGGCGCTGGACGCCGCATCCCTGCGCGCCTGTCTACAAGCCGCACTGTCTCAGGGCGAGGCGGCACCCTGGCGTGACCAGGGCATCACTGGCCATCCGCAATTGAAAGCCTCGGCCGCACCGGCGGCACCGGCGCTGCAACTCGCACTCGAAGGCATCGCTTTCGTGCCCGAAGGGGCGCAGCCGACCAACTTGGATGAGCTACCGGTGCGCCTGCACCTGCGCGGCCACTGGGACTGGGTCCGCGCAGGTGACGCGTTAGCGCAGCGACTGCCGCTCGCCTGGCAGAGCGAGCTGCACCCATTGCGCACCTGGCTCGGCGACACCCCACCGGTGCTGCGCGACACGCTGGACGCGGCCTGCCGCGAAATTGCCGCACAGAGCCTCGCGACCGCAGAGGCGCAGTGGCGGCGGCACTGACGCTGCAGCCGATCAGGCGGGAATCGTCAGCCCGCGCGCCACCGCCGGACGCGCCAGGAAGGCATCCAGCACGCGGCGCACGTTGGGGAAGCGTTCGAACTCGACCAGCTCGCCGGCACCGTAGAAGCCGATCAGGTTGCGCACCCAGGGCAGGATCGCGATATCGGCGATCGTGTATTGGTCGCCCGTTACCCAGTCGCGCCCGGCGAGGCGCTCGTCGAGCACCTTGAGCAGGCGTTTCGATTCGGCGACGTAGCGGTCGCGCGGGCGTTTGTCCTCGTAATCTTTGCCGGCGAATTTGTGGAAGAAGCCGAGCTGGCCGAACATCGGGCCGATGCCACCCATCTGGAACATCAGCCACTGCAGCGTCTCGTAGCGTGCGGCCAGATCATCCGGCATCAGCTGGCCCGACTTCGCCGCGAGGTAGATCAAAATCGCTCCGGACTCGAACAGCGCCAGCGGCTTACCGCCAGGGCCGTCCGGGTCGAGGATCGCCGGGATCTTGTTGTTCGGATTCAGCGACAGGAACTCCGGCGACATCTGGTCGTTCGTCTCGAAGCTCACTTTGTGCGCCTCGTACGGCAGGCCGGTCTCTTCCAGCGCAATCGAGACCTTCACGCCATTGGGCGTTGCCAGCGAATAGAGCTGGATGCGTTCCGGATGCTGCGCGGGCCATTTGCGGGTGATGGCGAACTGGCTGAGGTCGTTCATGGGCATTCCTTGAAGCGGGTATCGAGACATCCGAGTTTGCCATGGGCGAGGACACCCTTGCAGGGTGAGGATGTCGGCAGCGGGTGTCGATTTCGTGACCGCTCGCGCGTCGTACGGATGTACCCGGCGCGCCGTGCCGGGATCTAACCGGAGCCCACCATGCGATACCTCATCCTCGTCAAAGCCTCCCGCGACTCCGAGAACGGCGCAATGCCGGACGAATCGCTGATCGCGCAAATGGCCGCCTTCCACGAAGACCTCGCACGCGCCGGCGCGTTGCTCGATGCCTCGGGCCTGTACCCAAGCGCCGAAGGCTGGCGCGTGCGCTACGGCGAAGCCGGCAGCGAACTGCTCGTCGGCCCCTTCGCGCCAGCCGAATCACTGATTGCCGGCTATACCTTGATTCAGGCCCGCAGCCGCGAAGAGGCGCTTGAATGGACGCGCCGCTTCCCGAACCCGGCAGGCGGGAGCCGCCCCGCGGAAATTGAAGTACGCCCGCTGATGGGCCTTGAAGCCTTTCCGCCCTCCGATGCGCTGTCCCGTTTCGAAGCGCTTGGCATCGGCAGCAAGAATTGAGCAGCAGGATGTCGAATTACGCGATGCTCGCGCGTCGTGCAGAAGGAGCCGCTCGTGCTCCCACCCAACCCCAGGCAAGGAGAGCCCCATGAACACCCCTCACACTGCAGTGCAAAAGATCCCCGCAGGCATGCACAGCCTCACGCCGCATCTGGTTTGCCGTAATGCGTCCGAGGCGATCGCCTTCTACGAACGCGCGTTTGGCGCCGTGACGCTCGGACGCCTGCCGGGCCCGGACGGCAAGCTGATGCACGCCATGCTGAAGATCGGCGACTCGGCGCTGATGCTCAACGACGAATTCCCGGATTTTGGCGCAGTCGGGCCACAAGCCGGCACCGTATCGCCAGTGACGATCCATCTGTTCGTCGAAGACGTCGATGCCACCTTTGCGCGTGCCATCGAAGCCGGCGCACGAGTCACGCTTCCGGTGGCCGACATGTTCTGGGGGGATCGCTATGGCAAGCTGGTGGATCCGTTCGGCCACCAGTGGTCGGTCGCAACGCATATCCGCGACCTGACCCCCGAACAGATCGCGGCCGCAATGCCCCAGGGCTGCCCGGACGCCACCGCCTGAGGCGACGAACGATGAGCTACCTATTGATGATTGTGGAGAAGCGCGGTGCGCGCGCCGCCAACTCGCCCGAGCGCGCGCGTGAGCTCTACGACAGCATGATGGCCTACGCCGATACGCTGCAACGCGAAGGCGTGCTGCGTGCCGCGCAATCGCTGCGCATCGACGACCACGCGGTGCGGATCAGCGCCGCCGAGGGCGAGCTTCAGGTGCGCGACGGCCCCTTCGCTGAAGCCAAGGAAATGGTGGGCGGCTTCTTCTGGCTCGACGTCGCGGATCGCGAGGCGGCGATCGCCATCGCCCACCGCTGCCCGGCGGTGAACTGGGCCACCGTGGAGGTACGCGAATGTGCGCCCTGCAATGCGGACTGAGCCCGGCTCGCGCCGCGCACCCACCGTAGGCAAGCACATGCGCCCTGTCACCGTACTGCTCGTCATTGCCACGCTCGCCGCGCTGATTGCCGCATTGCTGGCCCATGCGGCCTCACACCGCGGCGCCTTCAGCGTCGAGCGGGCCGCGCGGATCTCCGAAGATGCGGCGGCCGGCAGTGGCGCAGTGCGCGCAGAGCGGGTGTAGCCGCCCATGGCCGAGCACGACGCGCACCGCGCCATCGCGGCGATCTGGCACATCGAAGCCGCCAGCGTGATCGGTGCGGTGGCGCGCATCGTGCGCGATGTCGGCCTGGCCGAGGAATTCGCGCAGGATGCGCTCGTCGCCGCGCTGGAGCACTGGCCACAGGCCGGCATCCCGGACAAGCCCGGCGCCTGGCTGACGACAGCGGCAAAGCGCCGCGCGCTGGATCACCTGCGTCATGAGCAGATTGCCGCCGGAAAGGCCGAA encodes:
- a CDS encoding nitric oxide reductase activation protein NorD: MEEVVGAAWHRFITRIANRSYPEAAVQLDEVANLAGPLLRAFGGEPGLRVASAGETRHSARRRLIDHIAATGDKTTHAALDSETLRLPERIALFPERARNRELYLWLIALAGEVSRQPLPAQPAAADAPAPSARPDATLWARARDIARVLVLMRPIEWDKADTRTHAARDAWLQLNQQAVAAVLARYPGLAARYRRLVDAHLAQRPDPARLPPDEAAAEQAIRAALLTPGSVIALPAATRDPHAVPLWLMPALDTPPPQPLHAETEAEDDAQPGNEANAALRERKQARREELPDGRDGFVLPFRAESLLSWAEYVRVNRATDEGDEDAASAAREMDTLAVARGGETSTAKVRFDLDLPAAAQDDLPLGPGLAFPEWDWKRRALVDDRVRVQPMRARDASNTELPETLRRAARRLRAQFSALAPQRRWLRGQQDGPELDLDALVRWQAERAAGCVQPEPGVYAAPVRAARDLACLVMADLSLSTDAHVSDTHKVVDVVRESLLLMGEALDATGDPFAFYGFSSLKRNHVRVHTIKEFDEEYDGAARGRVQALKPGYYTRMGAALRFATKVLGERPNAMRLLLLLTDGKPNDIDHYEGRFAIEDTAAAVREAHRAGLRPFCVTIDREGADYLPHLFGPHGFVVIRDPQELPQRLPQLYAQLTAG
- a CDS encoding CbbQ/NirQ/NorQ/GpvN family protein, whose amino-acid sequence is MNARIETEATLPYYAPSGDEVALFEQAWRNRLPVLIKGPTGCGKTRFVAHMAAKLGLPLYTVACHDDLSAADLVGRHLIGDGKTVWCDGPLTRAVREGGICYLDEVVEARKDTTVVLHPLADDRRVLPIERTGEQLEAPPGFMLVVSYNPGYQNFLKSLKPSTRQRFVSLAFDFPTAEREIGILTGETACDPMLARRLVSIAGSLRTLKDVDLEEAVSTRLLVYAARLIGSGVAPLVACRAAIVESLTDDREIAEALMEVVAATFGA
- a CDS encoding YciI family protein, translating into MRYLILVKASRDSENGAMPDESLIAQMAAFHEDLARAGALLDASGLYPSAEGWRVRYGEAGSELLVGPFAPAESLIAGYTLIQARSREEALEWTRRFPNPAGGSRPAEIEVRPLMGLEAFPPSDALSRFEALGIGSKN
- a CDS encoding 4Fe-4S binding protein; translation: MSAPAAAPRRVIPIASVDAPRRHRLQTRRTLFQAGFFVLFILAPVFNLLRYDLVAGHAWFLGMPWHIGLDDFAAGRIDAAQAAAQVLLKLLLPILATAVAVLGVAWRWGRLYCGWLCPHFSVVETVNRLMRRASGKHSVWDAHPGPLLQDGGERWLIRPNGSTERLDARWWFVVVPFAVGFAFIWAVVLLTYLLPPFEIYHNLFTASLTRNQALFIGVATLVLTGEFLFARHLFCRYGCAVGMLQSVAWIANRRAMVVGFARERAADCATCPQTLGAGEAACADVCPMRLNPRDLKRRMFACTQCAQCVVACSEIQTDNPRGSLLEWTSGDAAAHREGGFAHKKHQE
- a CDS encoding YciI family protein; protein product: MSYLLMIVEKRGARAANSPERARELYDSMMAYADTLQREGVLRAAQSLRIDDHAVRISAAEGELQVRDGPFAEAKEMVGGFFWLDVADREAAIAIAHRCPAVNWATVEVRECAPCNAD
- a CDS encoding MalM family protein, with the translated sequence MWRGVWAMVIVGLAGCASVDIRPGSDGGTLFETHARVPAELTAALAAAPDCCASLAKLTYATLAEAGTQSLTISPASPAHAFDSGKSFFAAFRIAELKRPAEIVVASQRSAEPGSMLQRWPDFRMLAFEPTLLVLDAQFQIRRRITAAAPDGACATQALADVFAARLDLIEPPDDAAYLIVLTTADALARDGQQVCGVVRHGLSPVGTLRVDVGRIEIDERQLRFRVPVSWHPGLRDAGALSLLGSLVDESGWLWLGEKHLYFLTRHGDVLRPQLSLPYTALRLARSDATQYPAMLVLATEEAGKLRFEGFSAAPAARDALTTAAAWLGDQVPLGRIDESVAISVADTLPVISVEPGSSGFLSRLSDAALVGGSLVALPCALCQTGACTPEMLLSCAALFSTGAVAGGVVASGQELLARAQGRSQGPAEVPTHAAITLHKTPALDAASLRACLQAALSQGEAAPWRDQGITGHPQLKASAAPAAPALQLALEGIAFVPEGAQPTNLDELPVRLHLRGHWDWVRAGDALAQRLPLAWQSELHPLRTWLGDTPPVLRDTLDAACREIAAQSLATAEAQWRRH
- a CDS encoding VOC family protein; amino-acid sequence: MNTPHTAVQKIPAGMHSLTPHLVCRNASEAIAFYERAFGAVTLGRLPGPDGKLMHAMLKIGDSALMLNDEFPDFGAVGPQAGTVSPVTIHLFVEDVDATFARAIEAGARVTLPVADMFWGDRYGKLVDPFGHQWSVATHIRDLTPEQIAAAMPQGCPDATA
- a CDS encoding glutathione S-transferase N-terminal domain-containing protein — translated: MNDLSQFAITRKWPAQHPERIQLYSLATPNGVKVSIALEETGLPYEAHKVSFETNDQMSPEFLSLNPNNKIPAILDPDGPGGKPLALFESGAILIYLAAKSGQLMPDDLAARYETLQWLMFQMGGIGPMFGQLGFFHKFAGKDYEDKRPRDRYVAESKRLLKVLDERLAGRDWVTGDQYTIADIAILPWVRNLIGFYGAGELVEFERFPNVRRVLDAFLARPAVARGLTIPA
- a CDS encoding alpha/beta hydrolase family protein, with translation MKKTTTLANFRNMDVISVEWINNDRLLYRTADKQGDTFGVSVFAVNRDGTRERRIQLGPARILGTKGDGSSYVIMKEYLINHLDWSSDSSKLYALDTLDERSYPMTTGTQPPHIRSWIVGVDGTVKYVICSWKGIRTIYRWADEQWSKVTEYDMYKGVGVTPITVDMDGKVYGVVERSGGTTAVHQLDPATLRPAAEPFVEIEGFDFDGHPVFDAKTSKLLGVRHLSDAWSTTWVDPGMVEIQRRVDEKLPQTINTVRCGDCAATPVYLVESVSDRQPEQYLLFDPKTDRLTALGSVLPDIEPEQVGSREFSRFKASDGLSIPVYVTRPAGGGAGPHPAIVLVHGGPWARGATWEWSTEAQFFASRGYLVIEPEFRGSTGFGFAHFKAGWKQWGKAMQRDVADATNWAIAQGLADPKRICIAGASYGGYAVLMGLAQNPELFRCGVEWLGVTDITYMFRYTLSDASDETREYGLPVLVGDPDSEKDTLISMSPVSVAEKIHQPLLMAYAGADSRVPVDHGNALRSAIRGVNDKVEWLFYADEGHGWFHEPVRIDFWSRVEKFLDQNLRGTPSAGAH